The genomic interval CAAGTTGCCAAACGAGAAAGAACGTTTTGTGACAGCATGGATGACATACCTTATGTGGAAGTAGGACACGAGACAAAATGAAACAAAACATATCCCTTTCTCCGGGATAACAAAAGAAGTGAAACAAAATAATGGCTCCAAAAAGAAAATCATTCATTCAGTTGTCGCTTCATGGCGGTAACGAATAGATTAAAATTATTCGATGAGGATCCCCCGTCCTTGACTGCATCCCTAGCAATAATCTTCAATTTTCTAGCTCCCTCTCTTATTTCAAGGCCTTGTTCCGATTCCAGCAAAATCTCTACGCCTTTTACAAACTCTTCCTGCTCTATCATTCCTTGGCTATTCGCATTCAATGGCAGACCCAATTTCCACACATCCACAACATACGTGCGGTTAAGAAACTGGTCTGCAAAATAAGGCCAACAAAGCATGGGCACGCCCATGGTGATGCTTTCCTGCACAGAGTTCCATCCACAGTGAGTCACAAAACAGGCTATGGAAGGATGAGATAACACCTCTAACTGTGGCGCCCACGAAACTATGCAACCTCTATCTCTCACTCGATCCAAGAAACCAGCAGGTAAAACAGCTTGGCTTCCTTTCATTAGATCGGAGCGCACAACCCACAGAAATGGTCTCCGTGTGGCCTCTACTCCCAGAGCGAGCTCTTCCAATTGTTTTTCACTCAGAACTGCCAAACTTCCAAAAGATATGTAGATCACAGAGTCTGCACACTGTTTATGTAGCCACTGTAAGCATCCTGTATCATTTTTCCAGAAGCTTGGAAGAACCTTCGTGGTCGTCCTGCTATGGAGAAACTCGGGAGGAATTAGAGGACCTATTGGATAAACGCCCACTTCTTTAGACAACGTTTCGACAACTGGAGCTTCAATCTCTAAGAAAGAATTGAAGAGGACCCATTTGATGGGCTTGATTTCTTCTCCCATGCGAATCCCTTTCCGGAACATGTATTCGCCTGCCCACAACCACGGAAGATCTCCAGAATGCAGCGCCGGCATGGAGGGGAgatattttgtttttttattttcctttggaattCCTTCACATAAAACCCACAAAGATGAAAGAGGTTTTTAAATGTCGTTTCCATCATAAAAATAAATGCTAAAATCGATTGAAAGAGTATGATTTTATGTTACCATCAGAATGAAGGATGCCAAGCTAGAGCAGATGGGCACTAAAGTAGCGAATGGCGAAGAGTGAAACAAGAGCTGTGTGAAAAGCGGCGAGGGGAAGTTCATGGAGCGTGGCTACCGCCTGTAAGCCAAAGCACATCCAGACGTCTGCAATTATACAGGTGACCTTGTTTTCTTCTTCCCTGGCGTTTATTT from Cryptomeria japonica unplaced genomic scaffold, Sugi_1.0 HiC_scaffold_281, whole genome shotgun sequence carries:
- the LOC131870080 gene encoding UDP-glycosyltransferase 74E1-like, which produces MPALHSGDLPWLWAGEYMFRKGIRMGEEIKPIKWVLFNSFLEIEAPVVETLSKEVGVYPIGPLIPPEFLHSRTTTKVLPSFWKNDTGCLQWLHKQCADSVIYISFGSLAVLSEKQLEELALGVEATRRPFLWVVRSDLMKGSQAVLPAGFLDRVRDRGCIVSWAPQLEVLSHPSIACFVTHCGWNSVQESITMGVPMLCWPYFADQFLNRTYVVDVWKLGLPLNANSQGMIEQEEFVKGVEILLESEQGLEIREGARKLKIIARDAVKDGGSSSNNFNLFVTAMKRQLNE